From Amphiprion ocellaris isolate individual 3 ecotype Okinawa chromosome 10, ASM2253959v1, whole genome shotgun sequence, one genomic window encodes:
- the metap1d gene encoding methionine aminopeptidase 1D, mitochondrial, whose translation MAAHCSAGLAGRAGLSSFLRRVCCVGSCSPPTGLLCQQRRRFFWRKWKSSHNVVRPATVRPAYAVPKDIMRPDYVGAGLVPEWPDYIEIKNQEQIEGLARACQLARHVLLLAGRSLRVGMTTDEIDFIVHQETIKQNAYPSPLRYGGFPKSVCTSVNNVVCHGIPDSRQLEDGDIINIDVTVYLDGYHGDTSETYLIGQVDEVGRRLVETARRCRDEAIAGCKPGAQLCVIGNTISEIAHANGFQVCPYFIGHGIGSYFHCHPEIWHHANDNDMTMDEGMAFTIEPILMEGSVEFRIMKDKWTAVSVDDKRSAQFEHTVVITADGVEILTKLPEEDNLKPEGM comes from the exons gACTCAGCAGTTTCCTGCGGAGAGTTTGTTGTGTAGGAAGCTGTAGCCCCCCGACAGGCCTGCTGTGTCAGCAACGTCGACGCTTCTTCTGGAGGAAGTGGAAAAGTTCTCACAATGTTGTTCGCCCAGCAACTGTTAGACCTGCATATGCGGTACCCAAG GACATTATGCGGCCGGACTATGTTGGCGCTGGACTGGTCCCAGAATGGCCGGACTACATAGAGATCAAAAACCAGGAGCAGATCGAAGGCCTGGCCAGAGCATGTCAGCTAGCCCGACATGTACTGCTGCTAGCTGGGCGCAGTCTGAGA GTTGGCATGACAACAGATGAAATAGACTTCATCGTGCACCAGGAGACAATAAAGCAGAACGCCTACCCATCACCTCTCAGATACGGAGGTTTCCCCAAGTCAGTCTGTACATCTGTGAACAACGTGGTCTGTCATGGCATACCTGACAG TCGGCAACTTGAAGATGGAGACATCATCAACATTGATGTCACT GTGTATTTGGATGGTTACCATGGAGACACTTCAGAAACGTACTTGATTGGTCAGGTAGATGAGGTTGGGCGGCGACTAGTCGAAACTGCCAGGCGGTGTAGAGACGAGGCCATCGCCGGCTGCAAACCGGGTGCACAGCTCTGCGTTATAGGAAACACTATCAG TGAAATAGCCCATGCTAATGGCTTCCAAGTGTGTCCTTACTTCATTGGACATGGAATAGGCTCCTACTTTCACTGCCATCCTGAGATTTGGCATCACG CTAATGACAATGACATGACCATGGATGAAGGGATGGCTTTCACAATAG AGCCCATACTGATGGAGGGATCTGTGGAGTTTAGGATCATGAAAGACAAGTGGACCGCAGTGTCTGTAGATGATAAAAG ATCGGCTCAGTTTGAGCACACGGTGGTCATCACAGCTGACGGAGTGGAAATTCTCACCAAACTGCCAGAAGAGGACAATCTGAAACCTGAAGGAATGTAG